One genomic region from Stutzerimonas decontaminans encodes:
- the hscA gene encoding Fe-S protein assembly chaperone HscA produces MALLQIAEPGQTPQPHQRRLAVGIDLGTTNSLVAALRSGVTAPLADADGQVILPSVVRYHADRVEVGAQAKLAAAVDPFNTISSVKRLMGRGLADVKQLGEQLPYRFRQAESQMPFIETVQGAKSPVEVSAEILRILRQRAEATLGGELVGAVITVPAYFDDAQRQATKDAARLAGLNVLRLLNEPTAAAVAYGLDRQAEGVVAIYDLGGGTFDISILRLTKGVFEVLATGGDTALGGDDFDHAIADWILERAGVSGDLEPGAQRELLKIACDAKERLSDVDSVNIAYAGWSGVLHRETFDALIEPMIARSLKSCRRAVRDSGVELEEITAVVMVGGSTRVPRVRSAVGQLFGRDPLTDIDPDEVVAIGAAIQAETLAGNNRDGEELLLLDVIPLSLGLETMGGLMEKIIPRNTTIPVARAQDFTTYKDGQSAMMIHVLQGERELISDCRSLARFELRGIPPMVAGAAKIRVTFQVDADGLLSVSARELASGVEASIQVKPSYGLTDGEIARMLEDSFRKADEDRDARALREQLVDAQRLLEAVEAALVADGERLLSAEERVAIDSQVAELRGLLDSQDVVVIERQTKRLSQITDAFAARRLDSTVKAALAGRRLNDIED; encoded by the coding sequence ATGGCCTTACTTCAGATTGCTGAGCCCGGACAAACCCCACAGCCTCATCAGCGGCGCCTGGCTGTCGGGATAGACCTGGGGACAACGAATTCACTCGTAGCTGCATTGCGCAGCGGTGTCACGGCGCCGCTGGCCGATGCCGATGGGCAGGTGATCCTGCCGTCGGTAGTGCGCTATCACGCTGACCGCGTCGAGGTTGGTGCGCAAGCCAAGCTTGCTGCCGCGGTTGACCCGTTCAATACCATCAGCTCCGTCAAGCGGCTGATGGGGCGCGGTCTAGCCGACGTGAAGCAGTTGGGTGAGCAGCTGCCTTATCGCTTCCGTCAGGCTGAATCGCAGATGCCCTTCATCGAGACGGTGCAGGGTGCCAAAAGTCCCGTGGAGGTCTCGGCGGAAATCCTTCGCATACTCCGCCAGCGTGCCGAGGCGACCTTGGGCGGTGAGCTGGTTGGGGCGGTGATTACCGTTCCGGCCTATTTCGACGATGCCCAGCGTCAGGCGACCAAGGACGCTGCGCGGCTCGCCGGCCTCAATGTGCTGCGTCTGCTCAACGAGCCCACCGCGGCTGCTGTTGCTTACGGTCTGGACCGACAGGCAGAAGGGGTTGTCGCCATTTATGATCTTGGTGGCGGCACTTTCGATATCTCTATTCTGCGTCTGACCAAGGGCGTCTTTGAGGTGTTGGCGACTGGCGGCGACACGGCGCTCGGTGGTGATGACTTCGATCATGCCATAGCGGACTGGATTCTCGAGCGTGCTGGTGTTTCCGGCGATCTTGAGCCGGGCGCGCAGCGTGAATTGCTGAAGATTGCCTGTGACGCCAAGGAGCGTCTCAGCGATGTCGATAGCGTGAATATCGCGTACGCCGGCTGGTCGGGTGTGCTGCATCGCGAGACCTTCGATGCGCTGATCGAGCCGATGATTGCGCGCAGTCTCAAGTCGTGTCGGCGCGCTGTGCGTGACTCGGGTGTGGAGCTGGAAGAGATCACTGCCGTGGTCATGGTCGGCGGTTCGACCCGAGTGCCGAGAGTACGCTCGGCAGTAGGGCAGCTGTTCGGTCGCGATCCGCTGACGGACATCGACCCTGACGAGGTTGTAGCCATTGGTGCGGCGATTCAAGCCGAGACGTTGGCGGGCAACAATCGCGATGGTGAAGAGCTGCTTCTGCTCGATGTGATCCCGCTGTCTCTCGGGCTGGAGACCATGGGCGGTCTGATGGAGAAGATCATTCCGCGCAATACCACGATTCCGGTGGCGCGTGCGCAGGACTTCACCACGTACAAAGACGGCCAGTCGGCCATGATGATTCATGTGCTGCAGGGCGAGCGCGAGCTGATCTCCGACTGCCGTTCGCTGGCTCGATTCGAGTTGCGTGGCATTCCGCCGATGGTCGCCGGGGCGGCAAAGATTCGCGTCACTTTCCAGGTCGATGCTGATGGCTTGCTCAGTGTGTCCGCGCGTGAGTTGGCATCCGGCGTCGAAGCGAGTATTCAGGTCAAGCCTTCTTACGGCCTCACCGATGGCGAAATCGCCAGGATGCTAGAGGACTCCTTCCGTAAGGCAGACGAGGACCGTGACGCCCGTGCCCTGCGTGAGCAGCTGGTTGATGCTCAGCGTCTGCTTGAGGCGGTCGAGGCTGCGCTGGTCGCCGATGGTGAGCGCTTGCTGTCCGCTGAAGAGCGCGTGGCGATCGACTCCCAGGTCGCCGAATTGCGCGGGCTGCTGGACAGTCAGGATGTTGTAGTCATCGAGCGCCAGACCAAACGCCTGAGCCAGATCACCGACGCCTTCGCTGCGCGCCGGCTGGATTCCACCGTCAAGGCCGCGCTGGCCGGGCGGCGGCTAAACGATATCGAGGATTGA
- the fdx gene encoding ISC system 2Fe-2S type ferredoxin, translating to MPQIIFLPNADHCPEGAVIEAQTGETVLDAALRNGIDIEHACEKSCACTTCHVVVREGFQSLGASDELEDDMLDKAWGLEPNSRLSCQAVVADADLVVEIPKYTINQVSEGH from the coding sequence ATGCCGCAGATCATTTTCCTGCCCAATGCCGACCATTGCCCTGAAGGCGCCGTTATTGAGGCGCAAACCGGTGAGACGGTGCTGGATGCCGCGCTGCGCAATGGCATCGATATCGAGCACGCGTGCGAAAAATCCTGTGCCTGTACAACCTGCCACGTAGTAGTGCGCGAAGGCTTTCAGTCGTTGGGAGCCTCCGATGAATTGGAAGACGACATGCTAGACAAGGCCTGGGGGCTGGAGCCCAATTCGCGGTTGTCCTGCCAGGCGGTGGTGGCTGACGCCGACCTCGTCGTGGAGATACCGAAGTACACCATCAACCAGGTTTCCGAAGGGCATTGA
- the iscX gene encoding Fe-S cluster assembly protein IscX, translated as MQLKWGDVQEIAIELAERRPDVDPRYVNFVDLHRWVLELSDFADEPNRGGEKVLEAIQAAWIEEAE; from the coding sequence ATGCAGCTTAAATGGGGTGATGTGCAGGAAATTGCCATCGAGCTAGCCGAGCGCAGGCCCGATGTCGATCCGCGCTACGTGAATTTCGTTGACTTGCACCGGTGGGTGCTGGAGCTATCGGATTTTGCCGACGAACCCAATCGCGGTGGAGAGAAGGTTCTCGAAGCTATTCAGGCGGCCTGGATCGAAGAGGCCGAATAG
- the ndk gene encoding nucleoside-diphosphate kinase — MALQRTFSIIKPDAVAKNVIGEITTRFEKAGLRVVASKMVQLSEREAAGFYAEHSERGFFKDLVAFMTSGPVIVQVLEGEDAIAKNRELMGATNPKEAAAGTIRADFAVSIDENAVHGSDSEASAAREIAYFFAATEVCARIR, encoded by the coding sequence ATGGCCCTGCAACGCACCTTCTCCATCATCAAGCCTGACGCTGTCGCCAAGAACGTCATTGGCGAAATCACCACCCGTTTCGAGAAGGCCGGCCTGCGCGTCGTCGCTTCCAAGATGGTTCAGCTGTCCGAGCGCGAAGCTGCCGGCTTCTACGCCGAGCACAGCGAGCGTGGCTTCTTCAAGGACCTGGTTGCTTTCATGACTTCCGGTCCGGTCATCGTTCAGGTTCTGGAAGGCGAAGACGCCATTGCCAAGAACCGTGAGCTGATGGGTGCTACCAACCCGAAAGAAGCTGCTGCCGGCACCATTCGCGCCGATTTCGCTGTTTCCATTGACGAGAACGCTGTGCACGGTTCCGATTCGGAAGCTTCCGCTGCTCGTGAAATCGCTTACTTCTTCGCTGCCACCGAAGTGTGCGCACGCATTCGCTGA
- the rlmN gene encoding 23S rRNA (adenine(2503)-C(2))-methyltransferase RlmN, whose product MIATTGKVNLLGLTQSQLESFFDSIGEKRFRAGQVMKWIHHFGVDDFDAMSNLGKALREKLKACAEIRGPEIVSEDISSDGTRKWVVRVASGSCVETVYIPQGGRGTLCVSSQAGCALDCSFCSTGKQGFNSNLTAAEVIGQVWIANKSFGSIPAKIDRAITNVVMMGMGEPLLNFDNVVAAMQIMMDDLGYGISKRKVTLSTSGVVPMIDELAKVIDVSLALSLHAPNDALRDQLVPINKKYPLDMLLAACKRYISQLGEKRVLTVEYTLLKGINDQPEHAEQMIALLADIPCKINLIPFNPFPHSGYERPSNNAIRRFQDILHKGGHNVTVRTTRGEDIDAACGQLVGQVLDRTRRSERYIAVRELQSEPGAAHVASNRS is encoded by the coding sequence ATGATTGCCACCACCGGTAAAGTGAATCTGCTCGGGCTTACCCAGTCGCAACTGGAGAGCTTCTTCGACTCGATCGGGGAGAAGCGTTTTCGCGCCGGTCAGGTCATGAAGTGGATTCATCATTTTGGCGTCGATGATTTCGACGCCATGAGCAATCTCGGCAAGGCCTTGCGCGAAAAGCTCAAGGCCTGCGCCGAGATTCGCGGCCCGGAGATCGTCAGCGAAGACATCTCCAGCGACGGCACCCGTAAATGGGTCGTTCGTGTCGCATCGGGCAGCTGTGTGGAAACCGTGTATATCCCGCAGGGCGGACGTGGAACGCTGTGCGTCTCCTCGCAGGCCGGTTGTGCGCTGGATTGCAGCTTCTGTTCCACTGGTAAGCAAGGCTTCAACAGTAACCTGACAGCCGCCGAGGTAATCGGCCAAGTCTGGATTGCCAACAAATCATTCGGCTCCATCCCAGCGAAAATCGATCGTGCGATTACCAACGTGGTGATGATGGGGATGGGCGAGCCACTGTTGAATTTCGACAACGTCGTCGCTGCCATGCAGATCATGATGGACGACCTCGGTTACGGCATCTCCAAGCGCAAGGTAACGCTGTCGACCTCCGGCGTCGTGCCGATGATCGATGAGCTGGCCAAGGTCATCGACGTGTCCCTGGCATTGTCGCTGCATGCGCCAAACGATGCGCTGCGCGATCAGCTGGTACCGATCAACAAGAAGTATCCGCTGGATATGTTGCTAGCGGCCTGCAAGCGTTACATCTCGCAGCTTGGCGAGAAACGCGTGCTGACCGTCGAATACACGCTGCTCAAGGGCATCAATGACCAGCCTGAACATGCCGAGCAAATGATTGCTCTGCTGGCGGACATTCCCTGCAAGATTAATTTGATTCCGTTCAATCCATTCCCTCATTCCGGATATGAGCGGCCGAGCAACAATGCCATCCGCCGTTTTCAGGACATCCTGCATAAAGGTGGGCACAATGTGACGGTGCGTACCACCCGCGGCGAAGACATCGACGCGGCTTGCGGTCAGCTCGTCGGCCAGGTTCTGGACCGGACGCGTCGAAGCGAGAGATACATCGCTGTGCGTGAGCTACAGAGCGAGCCCGGTGCGGCGCACGTTGCTTCGAACCGATCCTGA
- the pilW gene encoding type IV pilus biogenesis/stability protein PilW, translating into MILRAALLLLLTGLLAGCVSSGTVDPLRTDEGRQQARDAYIQLGIGYLQQGAAARAKTPLRKALEIDPRSADAHAALALVFQTEMENDLADKHYREALSSRKDARILNNYGSFLFEQKRYPEAMERFRQAAEDNMYPERARVFQNLGMTALQLGQREEAELHFTRSLRLDSRQPRALLELALMAFDDKQYVPAKRYYDSFSQVSEQNARSLLLGIRLANIHQDRDTAASLGLQLRRLYPGTDEYKQYLSEQR; encoded by the coding sequence ATGATTCTGCGCGCTGCGCTGCTGCTTCTACTGACCGGCCTTTTGGCCGGTTGTGTGTCTTCGGGAACCGTCGATCCGCTGAGAACTGACGAGGGACGTCAGCAGGCGCGTGACGCCTATATTCAGTTGGGCATCGGTTACCTGCAGCAGGGCGCCGCCGCGCGCGCCAAGACACCTTTGCGCAAGGCGCTGGAGATTGATCCGCGCAGTGCGGACGCGCACGCCGCGCTTGCCCTTGTGTTCCAGACCGAGATGGAGAACGACCTGGCGGATAAGCATTACCGCGAGGCGCTGTCCAGCCGCAAGGACGCTCGCATTTTGAACAACTACGGCAGTTTTCTGTTCGAGCAAAAACGTTACCCAGAGGCCATGGAGCGTTTTCGTCAGGCAGCTGAGGACAACATGTATCCAGAGCGGGCGCGGGTATTTCAGAATCTCGGCATGACTGCTTTGCAGTTGGGGCAGCGTGAGGAGGCCGAGCTTCATTTCACCCGTTCGCTGCGCCTCGACAGCCGTCAGCCTCGCGCATTGCTCGAGCTCGCGCTCATGGCCTTCGACGACAAGCAGTACGTTCCCGCAAAGCGTTACTACGATAGCTTCAGCCAGGTATCCGAGCAGAATGCACGTAGTCTGCTGCTAGGTATTCGCCTGGCCAACATCCATCAGGACCGCGATACGGCTGCCAGCCTGGGGCTGCAGCTGAGGCGGTTGTATCCCGGTACGGATGAGTACAAGCAATATCTTTCGGAGCAACGATGA
- a CDS encoding RodZ domain-containing protein yields MTAPHQESAAPMGNNPGETLRKAREDKGWTLAAVAQQLNLTERSLARIEAGDFSQLPGHTFARGYVRAYAKLLGLDQTRLVQEFDQHTGTNASGSNVNSLGRIEEPGRLSRTFMRFFGFALLLVLAAVAWYWWQERAAREATPPPVSALERIEVQGADGTTEIHLLDRADEAAEQQAEQSTPIADPSEGLNPESGEASPAPAESSSASASAGDASQSLPLALTEVAPESPAAPAEAAAPVATPSPSTVAPVPGEAQLELRFTADCWTRVSDAEGRMLFSALAKAGTSTTVSGKAPLDVHLGYARGAQLSYNGEAVNLAPHMRGETARLKLGQ; encoded by the coding sequence ATGACCGCGCCGCACCAAGAATCCGCTGCACCGATGGGCAACAATCCCGGCGAAACGCTGCGTAAAGCCCGTGAAGACAAGGGCTGGACGCTGGCTGCAGTTGCGCAGCAGTTGAACCTCACCGAGCGCTCGCTGGCCCGTATCGAGGCTGGCGACTTCAGTCAGCTGCCGGGGCATACCTTTGCCCGTGGTTATGTACGCGCTTATGCCAAGTTGCTGGGTCTGGACCAGACCCGCCTGGTCCAGGAGTTCGACCAGCACACCGGCACTAATGCCTCTGGCAGCAATGTCAACAGCCTCGGGCGTATCGAAGAGCCTGGCCGTCTGTCGCGAACCTTCATGCGCTTCTTCGGTTTTGCCTTGCTTTTGGTTCTGGCCGCTGTGGCCTGGTACTGGTGGCAGGAGCGAGCGGCGCGTGAGGCCACACCGCCTCCGGTCTCGGCGCTGGAGCGGATTGAGGTGCAAGGTGCTGACGGCACCACCGAGATTCATCTGCTCGACCGTGCCGACGAGGCTGCCGAGCAACAAGCCGAACAATCGACGCCGATTGCCGATCCTAGCGAAGGCCTAAATCCGGAATCCGGCGAGGCATCGCCAGCTCCCGCTGAGTCGAGCAGTGCCAGCGCGTCAGCTGGGGATGCGTCGCAGTCATTGCCGCTGGCGTTGACTGAAGTTGCGCCCGAAAGCCCTGCCGCGCCCGCCGAGGCTGCGGCCCCAGTTGCGACACCTTCTCCCAGCACCGTTGCTCCAGTCCCCGGTGAGGCTCAGTTGGAGTTGCGCTTTACCGCCGATTGCTGGACTCGGGTGAGCGATGCCGAAGGACGTATGCTCTTCAGCGCGTTGGCCAAGGCAGGTACCAGCACTACGGTCAGCGGCAAGGCGCCGCTGGATGTGCACCTGGGCTACGCTCGCGGCGCACAGCTTAGCTACAACGGCGAAGCCGTGAACCTCGCTCCTCACATGCGCGGCGAGACAGCTCGCCTCAAGCTCGGACAGTAA
- the ispG gene encoding flavodoxin-dependent (E)-4-hydroxy-3-methylbut-2-enyl-diphosphate synthase — protein MHSESPIKRRQSRKIWVGSVPVGGDAPISVQSMTNTETCDVEATVAQIQRLANAGADIVRVSVPSMEAAEAFGRIKRLVQLPLVADIHFDYQIALRVAELGVDCLRINPGNIGREDRVRAVVDAARDKGIPIRIGVNAGSLEKDLQKKYGEPTPQALVESALRHVDHLDRLDFQDFKVSVKASDVFMAVEAYRLLAGQIEQPLHLGITEAGGLRSGTVKSAVGLGMLLAEGIGDTIRVSLAADPVEEIKVGFDILKSLRLRSRGINFIACPSCSRQNFDVVKTMNELETRVEDLLVPIDVAVIGCVVNGPGEAKEAHVGLTGGSPNNLVYIDGKPAQKLNNENLVDELEQLIRRKAAEKLAADAAVIARS, from the coding sequence ATGCATTCCGAATCTCCTATCAAGCGCCGCCAATCCCGAAAAATCTGGGTGGGCAGCGTTCCGGTCGGCGGCGATGCGCCGATTTCCGTACAGAGCATGACCAATACCGAAACCTGCGACGTCGAGGCAACGGTTGCGCAGATCCAGCGTCTGGCCAATGCCGGGGCCGATATCGTCAGGGTTTCGGTGCCTTCGATGGAGGCAGCCGAGGCCTTTGGCCGCATCAAGCGACTGGTGCAGTTGCCCCTGGTAGCCGATATCCACTTCGATTATCAGATTGCGCTGCGAGTAGCAGAGCTCGGCGTGGATTGCCTGCGGATCAATCCAGGCAACATCGGCCGCGAGGATCGCGTGCGCGCCGTGGTCGATGCTGCTCGTGACAAGGGCATCCCGATCCGCATCGGGGTGAATGCCGGTTCGCTGGAAAAGGACCTGCAGAAGAAGTACGGCGAGCCGACGCCGCAGGCGCTGGTGGAGTCCGCCCTGCGCCACGTCGATCACCTCGATCGCCTGGACTTCCAGGACTTCAAGGTCAGCGTCAAGGCGTCCGACGTGTTCATGGCGGTCGAGGCCTATCGATTGCTGGCCGGGCAGATCGAGCAGCCGCTGCACCTGGGCATTACCGAGGCGGGTGGCCTGCGTTCCGGCACGGTGAAGTCTGCCGTCGGGCTGGGCATGCTGCTGGCCGAAGGCATCGGTGACACCATTCGCGTGTCGCTGGCGGCAGATCCTGTCGAGGAGATCAAGGTCGGCTTCGATATCCTCAAGTCTCTGCGTCTGCGTTCGCGTGGCATCAACTTCATCGCCTGCCCGAGCTGCTCGCGGCAGAACTTCGATGTGGTCAAGACCATGAACGAGCTGGAAACCCGGGTTGAAGACCTGCTGGTGCCGATAGACGTCGCCGTGATCGGCTGCGTGGTGAACGGCCCGGGGGAGGCCAAGGAGGCGCACGTTGGCCTTACCGGCGGCAGCCCGAACAATCTTGTCTACATCGACGGCAAGCCGGCGCAGAAACTGAACAACGAAAATCTCGTCGATGAGCTGGAGCAGCTCATCCGACGCAAGGCCGCCGAGAAGCTTGCGGCCGACGCGGCGGTCATCGCGCGCAGCTGA
- the hisS gene encoding histidine--tRNA ligase has product MSKSLQAIRGMNDILPAQTPIWRYLESTFAQLLDSYGYSEIRLPILEFTDLFARGIGEGTDVVDKEMYTFLDRNEESLTLRPEGTAGCVRAVLEHGMTGGGQVQKLWYTGPMFRYEKPQKGRYRQFHQIGVEVFNQPGPDVDAELIVLTARLWKQLGLASAVTLQLNSLGSSEARARYRDALVAYLQQRFDQLDEDSQRRLTTNPLRILDSKNAQTQALLADAPTLHDYLDEESRVHFEGLKARLDAVGIAYEINPKLVRGLDYYGRTVFEWVTDKLGAQGTVCAGGRYDGLISQFGGKPTPGVGFAMGVERLVLLLETLGLVPDALSPVPHAYICAFGEPAELAALALAERLRDALPCLRLLVNAGGGSFKSQFKKADKSGARFALILGEDELAGRVVGCKPLRDDSEQQSIAWDALPERLAACLEQV; this is encoded by the coding sequence TTGAGCAAGTCCCTGCAAGCCATTCGTGGCATGAACGACATCCTGCCTGCGCAGACCCCGATCTGGCGTTATCTGGAAAGCACCTTCGCGCAACTGCTCGACAGCTACGGCTACAGCGAGATTCGCCTGCCCATCCTGGAGTTCACCGATCTGTTCGCTCGCGGCATCGGTGAAGGCACCGACGTGGTCGACAAAGAGATGTATACCTTCCTCGATCGCAACGAAGAGTCGCTGACCCTGCGTCCTGAAGGCACTGCCGGCTGTGTGCGGGCCGTGCTCGAGCATGGTATGACCGGCGGCGGCCAGGTGCAGAAGCTCTGGTACACCGGGCCGATGTTCCGTTACGAGAAACCGCAGAAGGGCCGCTATCGGCAGTTCCACCAGATCGGGGTGGAAGTCTTCAATCAGCCCGGGCCGGACGTCGACGCCGAACTGATCGTGCTGACCGCGCGTCTGTGGAAGCAGCTAGGTCTCGCCAGCGCCGTGACGCTGCAGCTCAACAGCCTGGGTTCCAGCGAAGCCCGTGCGCGCTACCGCGATGCGCTGGTGGCCTACCTGCAGCAGCGTTTTGATCAGCTCGACGAGGACAGCCAGCGGCGTCTGACGACCAATCCACTGCGTATTCTTGACAGCAAGAATGCCCAGACCCAGGCGCTGCTGGCCGATGCGCCGACGCTGCATGATTACCTCGACGAAGAGTCGCGCGTGCATTTCGAAGGCCTGAAGGCACGTCTCGATGCTGTCGGCATCGCCTACGAAATCAATCCCAAGCTGGTGCGTGGCCTGGATTACTACGGGCGCACGGTGTTCGAGTGGGTTACCGACAAACTGGGCGCGCAGGGCACGGTCTGCGCCGGCGGCCGTTACGATGGCTTGATCAGCCAGTTTGGCGGCAAGCCTACTCCGGGTGTCGGCTTCGCCATGGGCGTAGAACGCCTGGTGCTGCTGCTGGAAACCCTTGGTCTGGTGCCGGATGCCTTGAGCCCGGTACCGCATGCCTATATCTGCGCGTTCGGTGAGCCTGCCGAGCTGGCTGCGCTAGCTCTGGCCGAGCGCCTGCGTGATGCGCTGCCGTGCCTGCGCCTGCTGGTGAACGCCGGTGGCGGCAGCTTCAAAAGCCAATTCAAAAAGGCTGACAAGAGCGGCGCGCGCTTTGCGCTGATCCTGGGTGAGGACGAACTGGCAGGGCGCGTGGTAGGTTGCAAGCCGCTGCGCGACGACAGCGAGCAACAAAGCATTGCCTGGGATGCTCTGCCCGAGCGTCTGGCTGCCTGCCTCGAGCAGGTCTGA
- a CDS encoding tetratricopeptide repeat protein, with amino-acid sequence MTSGTEEETLAQIKDWWQRNGKPLLLGAVLALVLVFGWQFWQNHQVNQAQNASVVYQQLLGAALEDGEADAAEVSRLGNLLKKDFAGTHYAQYGSLFVAKVAVESGRLDEAASELRAVVDKPADKTLDELARQRLARVLAAQDKAEEALKLLDGKVDQPFAASREELKGDLLVQLGRNDDAHAAYTKAKESLSQDAAIGGLQMKLDDLARGEA; translated from the coding sequence GTGACCTCGGGTACCGAAGAAGAAACACTGGCGCAGATCAAAGACTGGTGGCAGCGCAACGGCAAGCCCCTTCTGTTGGGTGCTGTGCTTGCCCTGGTGTTGGTGTTCGGCTGGCAGTTCTGGCAGAACCATCAGGTCAACCAGGCGCAGAATGCCTCGGTGGTTTATCAGCAGCTGCTCGGCGCGGCGCTGGAAGACGGCGAAGCGGATGCAGCGGAAGTTTCGCGACTGGGCAATCTACTGAAGAAAGATTTCGCCGGCACGCATTATGCGCAGTACGGCAGTCTGTTCGTAGCCAAGGTGGCCGTGGAGTCGGGCCGGTTGGACGAGGCGGCGAGCGAGCTGCGCGCCGTTGTCGACAAACCGGCTGATAAGACGCTGGACGAGTTGGCGCGTCAGCGACTGGCGCGCGTGCTGGCGGCACAGGACAAGGCTGAGGAGGCGCTCAAGCTGCTGGATGGCAAGGTCGATCAGCCATTCGCCGCCAGCCGCGAAGAACTCAAGGGCGATCTGCTGGTGCAGCTTGGCCGCAACGACGACGCTCATGCCGCTTACACCAAGGCCAAGGAATCGCTGTCCCAGGATGCCGCCATTGGTGGCCTGCAAATGAAGCTGGATGATCTGGCCCGAGGGGAGGCGTAA
- the bamB gene encoding outer membrane protein assembly factor BamB, whose product MRWKTAALLTLAVLAAGCSSKDTKQPEPAELVKFKAEISLKKEWSRSIGEGQGKTYNLLTPVVYGDQIYAADVEGLVVSMDRLTGKVNWKKKLDKPVSGAVGAGYGLVLVGTLRGEVLALDVSTGEERWRSQVSSEVLAAPAVNGDIVLVQTQDDRLIALEMDTGAQRWSYESSPAVLTLRGTGAPLLTNQLAIAGLSSGKVVALDTRRGLPVWEQRVAIPQGRSELDRVVDIDGGLLLSGGTLYVASYQGRAAALELESGRILWQRDASSYSGAALGYGSVYLSLADGTVEGIDERSTTALWRNDSLARRQLSAPAVFSSYVVVGDIEGYLHLLSQVDGRFVARERIDSSGVRARPVVEGDWLYAFGNDGKLVALTIRQAD is encoded by the coding sequence ATGCGCTGGAAGACTGCAGCGTTGCTGACCTTGGCCGTACTGGCCGCAGGTTGCAGCAGCAAGGACACCAAACAGCCGGAGCCGGCAGAACTGGTCAAGTTCAAGGCTGAAATTTCCTTGAAAAAGGAATGGAGCCGCTCAATCGGCGAAGGCCAGGGCAAGACCTATAATCTGCTGACGCCAGTGGTATACGGCGATCAGATCTATGCCGCCGATGTCGAAGGGCTGGTGGTTTCCATGGACCGCCTGACCGGCAAGGTCAACTGGAAGAAGAAGCTCGACAAGCCGGTATCCGGCGCAGTCGGTGCCGGATACGGTCTCGTACTGGTCGGCACCCTGCGCGGGGAAGTGCTGGCACTGGACGTCAGTACGGGCGAGGAGCGCTGGCGCAGTCAGGTCAGCAGTGAAGTGCTGGCCGCTCCGGCCGTCAACGGTGACATCGTGCTGGTCCAGACCCAGGATGATCGCCTGATCGCCCTGGAAATGGACACCGGCGCGCAGCGCTGGAGCTATGAAAGTTCGCCTGCCGTGCTGACGTTGCGCGGCACTGGCGCGCCACTGCTGACCAATCAGCTGGCCATCGCCGGTCTTTCGAGTGGCAAGGTCGTTGCGCTGGATACCCGCCGCGGACTTCCGGTTTGGGAGCAGCGCGTAGCCATTCCGCAAGGTCGTTCGGAGCTCGATCGGGTCGTTGATATCGACGGTGGTCTGCTGCTGTCCGGCGGCACGCTTTACGTCGCAAGCTATCAGGGCCGTGCCGCAGCGCTGGAACTGGAGAGTGGTCGTATCCTCTGGCAGCGCGATGCCTCCAGTTATTCGGGCGCCGCGCTGGGTTATGGCAGTGTTTATCTGAGCCTTGCCGACGGCACCGTCGAAGGCATCGATGAGCGCTCCACCACTGCCTTGTGGCGTAACGATTCCTTGGCCCGTCGCCAGCTTTCGGCTCCCGCCGTGTTTTCCAGCTATGTTGTGGTGGGCGACATCGAAGGCTATCTGCATCTGCTGAGCCAGGTCGATGGTCGTTTCGTCGCCCGCGAGCGTATCGACAGCTCCGGCGTACGTGCACGGCCAGTAGTCGAAGGTGACTGGCTGTACGCATTCGGCAACGACGGCAAGCTGGTGGCGCTGACGATTCGTCAGGCCGACTGA